The proteins below are encoded in one region of Bacteroidales bacterium:
- a CDS encoding ABC transporter ATP-binding protein: protein MEQTPIITISGLIKRFPIGKGYFTALNGIDLTFGKGQFAGVVGPSGSGKTTLLNIIGSLDSPTEGNANVLGHEVGNLSTKKAALLRRKHLGFIFQTYNLLPFYTVFENVEFPLLLLNMNGSERKKAVMDSLDWVGIADKVKSRPAQLSGGECQRVAIARAMVKKPELVLADEPTANLDAKNSHHILQTMEKLNTELQTTFIFATHDDKVIKYLKRKILLEDGKVTADDIITN, encoded by the coding sequence ATGGAACAAACACCAATTATCACCATTTCAGGATTGATAAAACGCTTTCCCATAGGGAAAGGCTATTTTACAGCCCTGAATGGTATTGATCTTACTTTCGGTAAGGGACAATTTGCCGGTGTTGTTGGACCAAGCGGTTCTGGAAAAACAACACTTTTAAATATCATTGGCTCATTAGATTCTCCTACTGAAGGTAACGCTAATGTACTTGGCCACGAAGTTGGTAATTTATCAACTAAAAAGGCTGCTCTTTTACGCAGGAAACATCTTGGATTCATTTTTCAAACCTATAATTTGTTACCTTTTTACACTGTTTTTGAAAATGTTGAGTTTCCGCTGTTGCTTTTAAATATGAATGGCTCGGAGCGAAAAAAAGCAGTTATGGATTCATTAGACTGGGTCGGAATAGCTGATAAGGTAAAGTCCAGACCAGCACAGCTTTCTGGAGGAGAGTGTCAACGAGTTGCTATTGCCAGAGCAATGGTTAAAAAACCTGAACTGGTTTTAGCCGATGAGCCAACTGCAAATCTTGATGCTAAAAATTCGCATCATATTTTGCAAACTATGGAAAAGCTCAACACCGAGTTACAAACTACCTTCATATTTGCCACTCATGATGATAAAGTAATTAAGTATTTGAAGAGAAAAATTCTTCTTGAAGATGGCAAAGTAACTGCTGATGATATTATAACTAATTAA
- a CDS encoding TetR/AcrR family transcriptional regulator: protein MESIDDQKLKEILITAKDLFWKYGFKRVTIEEVCREANVSKMTFYKHFKNKMELVKYIINHIMDKGMKKYREIMDSDIPFPEKVKKTIDLKLESTQDISNEFYNDYIRHADPEMLALFQQKRNEMMNSILNDYVEAQKKGDIRKDIKPEFILYFLNRMQEIAKDEQLEKMYDNPQDIVMELTNFFFYGVLPRDRKKTK, encoded by the coding sequence ATGGAAAGTATAGACGATCAAAAGCTAAAAGAAATACTCATTACAGCTAAAGACCTGTTTTGGAAGTATGGTTTTAAACGAGTTACTATTGAAGAAGTTTGTCGTGAAGCAAATGTGAGTAAAATGACATTTTACAAACATTTTAAGAATAAAATGGAACTGGTTAAATACATCATCAATCATATTATGGATAAGGGCATGAAAAAGTATCGTGAAATTATGGACAGCGATATACCTTTTCCTGAAAAGGTAAAAAAAACAATAGACCTTAAACTGGAATCAACACAGGATATAAGTAATGAGTTTTACAACGACTACATCCGTCATGCCGATCCTGAAATGTTAGCCTTATTTCAACAAAAGAGAAATGAAATGATGAACTCAATATTGAATGATTATGTTGAAGCACAAAAAAAGGGAGATATAAGAAAAGATATAAAACCTGAATTTATACTCTATTTTTTAAATCGTATGCAGGAAATAGCAAAAGATGAACAATTAGAAAAAATGTATGATAATCCACAGGATATAGTTATGGAACTCACAAACTTTTTCTTTTACGGTGTATTACCAAGAGATAGAAAAAAAACAAAATAA